In Miscanthus floridulus cultivar M001 chromosome 5, ASM1932011v1, whole genome shotgun sequence, one genomic interval encodes:
- the LOC136450692 gene encoding serine carboxypeptidase-like 27, whose product MPRHWSLSSPMAMGHQFAALVVVLPLVLAGVAAMATADQESDRIRELPGQPPNVGFSQYSGYVTVNPARGRALFYWLVEAVPAAGPIAPLVLWLNGGPGCSSVGYGASEEVGPFRIRPDGQTLYLNPSSWNKAANLLFLESPAGVGFSYSNSSLDLYTAGDAKTALDAYAFLVNWLERFPQYKHREFYIAGESYAGHYVPQLAQLIYEKNKSIQNPTINFKGFMVGNAVTDDYHDYLGTFEYWWTHGLISDKTYHNLKATCLLESSQHPSPDCVKNLNLASAEEGNIDPYSLNTKPCNDTASLKFGLGGRYPWLSRAYDPCTERYASIYYNRPEVQMAMHANTTGIHYPWQTCSDIVGSYWADSPRSMLPIYQELIAAGIKIWVFSGDTDAVVPVTATRYSIDALKLPTVVNWYPWYDHGKVGGWSQVYKGLTLVTIAGAGHEVPLHRPRQALIMFRHFLQNKPMPTQ is encoded by the exons ATGCCCAGGCATTGGAGCTTGTCGTCCCCAATGGCAATGGGTCACCAATTCGcggctttggtggtggtgctgcCGCTAGTGTTAGCGggggtggcggccatggccactGCTGACCAGGAGAGCGACCGGATCCGCGAGCTCCCGGGCCAGCCGCCGAACGTGGGGTTCTCGCAGTACTCCGGCTACGTCACCGTCAACCCGGCGCGGGGGCGCGCGCTCTTCTACTGGCTCGTGGAGGCGGTGCCGGCGGCCGGGCCCATCGCGCCACTCGTCCTCTGGCTCAACGGTGGGCCTGGGTGCTCGTCGGTCGGCTACGGCGCGTCCGAGGAGGTCGGCCCGTTCCGCATCAGGCCGGACGGCCAGACTCTCTACCTCAACCCCAGTTCTTGGAACAAGG CGGCCAATTTGCTCTTCCTGGAATCGCCGGCCGGCGTGGGGTTCTCGTACTCGAACTCGTCGCTGGATCTGTACACCGCAGGAGATGCAAAGACAG CACTGGATGCCTATGCTTTTCTCGTGAATTGGTTGGAGAGATTCCCACAGTACAAGCACAGGGAGTTCTATATTGCTGGAGAAAGTTATGCGG GGCACTACGTTCCACAATTAGCCCAGCTCATATATGAAAAGAACAAAAGCATTCAGAATCCGACAATTAATTTCAAAGGATTCATG GTAGGCAATGCAGTCACTGATGACTACCATGACTACCTTGGCACCTTTGAGTATTGGTGGACTCATGGTCTGATCTCTGACAAGACTTATCACAACCTGAAGGCGACATGCTTGCTTGAATCCTCACAACACCCTTCACCTGACTGTGTCAAGAACCTGAATCTAGCCAGTGCTGAAGAAGGCAATATTGATCCTTATAGTCTGAATACAAAGCCATGCAATGACACCGCCTCTCTCAAGTTTGGCTTGGGTGGACGCTAC CCTTGGTTGTCCAGAGCCTATGATCCTTGCACTGAAAGATATGCAAGTATTTACTACAACAGGCCAGAAGTGCAGATGGCAATGCATGCAAATACAACTGGAATTCATTACCCTTGGCAAACATGCAG CGATATCGTTGGATCCTACTGGGCAGATTCCCCAAGATCTATGCTTCCAATCTACCAAGAACTGATAGCAGCTGGTATCAAGATCTGGGTTTTCAG TGGGGATACAGATGCTGTAGTTCCTGTAACTGCGACAAGGTACTCAATAGATGCTCTCAAGCTTCCAACAGTGGTAAATTGGTACCCTTGGTATGACCATGGGAAG GTTGGAGGTTGGAGCCAAGTTTACAAAGGACTAACCCTTGTAACCATAGCAGGTGCAGGACATGAAGTGCCGCTGCACCGGCCTCGACAAGCTTTGATTATGTTCAGACACTTCTTGCAGAATAAACCAATGCCAACACAATAG
- the LOC136450693 gene encoding uncharacterized protein At4g08330, chloroplastic-like produces the protein MERSLDSYSSMKDVTYSCGYCGYALNLSSSARDTAGIGSKYRKQIKKGVVAFVTVDESRFTLNDEVTCMPYFRSARSWGLFRRWARLLCRKCGGRIGNAYEEEDDARDYSSSSLFDGDVSSDDMRPSSGSGRSSVVSSQKNYVIKISALQPSSDDSAVVPFTHR, from the exons ATGGAGAGGTCTCTCGACAGCTACTCCTCCATGAAGGACGTCACTTACAG CTGCGGGTACTGCGGCTACGCGCTGAACCTGAGCTCCTCGGCGCGGGACACGGCGGGGATCGGGTCCAAGTACCGCAAGCAGATCAAGAAGGGTGTCGTCGCCTTCGTCACGGTCGACGAGAGCCGGTTCACGCTCAACGACGAGGTCACCTGCATGCCCTACTTCCGCTCCGCCCGCTCCTGGGGCCTCTTCAGGAGGTGGGCGCGCCTGCTCTGCCGCAAGTGCGGCGGGCGCATCGGCAACGCctacgaggaggaggacgacgccaGGGACTACTCCAGCTCCAGCCTCTTTGACGGCGACGTCTCCTCGGATGACATGCGCCCGAGCTCCGGCTCGGGCCGCAGCAGCGTCGTGTCCAGCCAGAAGAACTACGTGATCAAGATCAGCGCGCTGCAGCCATCGTCAGATGATTCTGCTGTTGTTCCCTTCACACATCGATGA
- the LOC136453492 gene encoding uncharacterized protein — translation MAAAEVYSPTAAAAVQQQQRGKAASQAWRAVVGWIGFLLQVLLQILRGTPSCAQLLSFVGFRYPLLSGTAASEPSPEVAFMPLRSEIPADAAPAPTPAPEPLGRLTVVLDLDETLVSAYESSSLPAIVRTQAVEAGLHCFDMECISSDKDVEGKQKVNHVTVFERPGLHEFLQKTSEFADLILFTAGLEGYARPLVDRIDVHNRFRLRLYRPSTVTTEYREHVKDLSCVSKDFGRMVIVDNNPFSFILQPLNGIPCVPFSAGQHSDDQLMTVIFPLLKHLSCQKDVRPVLHERFHMPEWFQKHGIPQTN, via the exons atggcggcggcggaggtgtaCTCGccgaccgcggcggcggcggtgcagcagcagcagcgggggAAGGCGGCGTCGCAGGCGTGGCGGGCGGTGGTGGGGTGGATCGGCTTCCTcctccaggtcctgctccagaTCCTCCGGGGCACGCCCTCCTGTGCCCAGCTCCTGTCCTTCGTCGGCTTCCGCTACCCGCTCCTCTCCGGGACCGCGGCCTCGGAGCCGTCGCCGGAGGTGGCCTTCATGCCGCTCCGCTCCGAGATCCCAGCTGACGCGGCGCCTGCCCCGACACCTGCGCCTGAGCCCCTGGGCCGCCTCACA GTAGTGCTTGACTTGGATGAGACTTTAGTTTCTGCATATGAATCATCTAGTCTTCCTGCTATTGTGCGCACACAAGCTGTTGAAGCAGGATTACATTGCTTTGATATGGAATGTATTTCGTCTGATAAG GATGTTGAAGGAAAACAGAAGGTGAATCATGTGACTGTTTTTGAGCGCCCTGGTTTGCATGAGTTCTTGCAGAAAACTAGTGAATTTGCAGATCTTATTCTTTTTACAGCAGGTTTAGAAG GTTATGCTAGACCTTTAGTTGACCGAATAGATGTTCACAATAGATTCAGACTTCGTCTCTATCGCCCATCAACTGTTACCAC GGAATACAGAGAACATGTGAAAGATCTTTCTTGCGTGTCAAAAGATTTCGGCAGGATGGTCATTGTCGACAACAATCCGTTCAGTTTCATTCTTCAGCCTTTGAATGGAATACCTTGTGTTCCATTTTCAGCTGGACAACATTCTGATGACCAG CTCATGACGGTTATATTTCCACTCCTGAAGCATCTTTCCTGCCAGAAAGATGTCAGACCTGTATTGCATGAAAGGTTTCATATGCCAGAATGGTTCCAAAAGCATGGGATCCCCCAAACTAATTAG
- the LOC136453493 gene encoding uncharacterized protein → MQALGLGRGCIPLHASHCRRTASPCNVTGLKTCVAAVRASAAQPAQMERRQEEQVVKLRAVEATPESFASFGQVITASPDGDEFGPHDAQLDLSRGIPRFYIMRLQDRPLEFSTITHHASVTQCLGSIGGHDWYLGVAKPSIVDGASEQSGPEGRKLLQSPAGHYYLPPDPAEVCVFRVSGSKFLKLNKGTWHAGPLFKADAVDFYNLELSNTNVVDHTTHYFKEHDGITFVVD, encoded by the exons ATGCAGGCGCTGGGCCTGGGCCGCGGGTGCATCCCCCTCCATGCCAGCCACTGCCGCCGCACCGCTTCTCCCTGCAACGTCACAGGGCTAAAAACCTGcgtcgccgccgtgcgcgccAGCGCCGCGCAGCCCGCACAGATGGAACGCAGGCAGGAGGAGCAGGTCGTGAAGCTGCGGGCGGTGGAGGCCACGCCCGAGTCCTTCGCTTCGTTCGggcaggtcatcaccgcctcccccGACGGCGACGAGTTCGGCCCCCACGACGCCCAGCTCGACCTCAGCCGCGGCATCCCAAG GTTCTACATCATGCGGTTGCAGGACCGGCCGCTGGAGTTCTCCACCATCACCCACCACGCCAGCGTGACCCAGTGCCTGGGCTCCATCGGCGGCCACGACTGGTACCTCGGGGTGGCCAAGCCGTCGATCGTGGACGGAGCGTCCGAGCAGAGTGGCCCGGAGGGGAGGAAGCTCTTACAGTCTCCCGCAGGGCACTATTACCTGCCTCCTGATCCAGCCGAGGTCTGCGTGTTCCGGGTTTCCGGCTCCAAGTTTCTCAAGCTGAACAAGGGGACCTGGCATGCCGGCCCTTTGTTCAAGGCGGATGCTGTTGATTTCTATAATCTGGAATTGAGCAACACCAAC GTTGTCGATCATACTACACACTATTTCAAGGAACATGATGGGATAACATTTGTGGTGGACTAA